The nucleotide sequence GTTCTTTATTAACGCGCCGCTGACGATTGTGATTTTCTGCTTTTTGCCTGTCCTTGGGTTCATCATCTTCTATTTCAATAAACTTGAAAACAAGGCGCTGATCCGAAACAAAGAAAGAATTGGAGATGTGAACGCCCAGGTAGAGGATAGTCTGGCCGGCATCCGGGTTGTGAAATCTTTTGCCAACGAGCAGGTAGAAATCGGGAAATTCACCCGTGAAAATAACCGTTTTTTAGACAGCAGGATCAGCTTCTATAAGACAGAAGCTAACTTTTACAATGTCACCCAAACGTTCATCCAGCTGATTACGATCGCGGTCATCATCTTCGGAAGTTCAAGCATCGTAAATAAGACTTTGGATTTAGCCGATTTGATTACGTTTATGCTCTATATAAACTACATGCTCGAGCCGGTTCAAAAAATGACTCAAATGAGCACGTTATTCCAGGAAGGAATCACAGGCTTCCAGCGCTTTACGGAAATCATGAAGCTAAAGCCCTCCATTGAGAATAAACCAGGTGCGGTTACACTGGGGCACGTGCGTGGCGAGATTGAGTTTAAGCAAGTTGAATTCAGGTACGAAGATTATCTGGACAACGTCCTTAATCAATTGTCTTTGAAAATTAACCCCGGGGAATACGTTGCCCTGGTTGGCCCATCAGGAGCAGGCAAAACAACATTTTGCTCTCTCATCCCCCGCTTTTATGATGTAAGCGCCGGTGAAGTCATGCTTGATGGGATTGATGTGCGAACAATTGATTTAGCCTCATTAAGGAACAACATCGGGATCGTTCAGCAGGATGTTTACCTGTTTGCCGGGACAGTGATGGAAAATATCCGCTACGGAAACCCCGAAGCAAGTGATGAGGAAATTATCGCTGCAGCCAGGAGCGCCAATGCCCACGACTTTATCATGAAACTGCCGAACGGCTATCAATCAGAAATTGGCCAGCGGGGCGTAAGACTTTCGGGCGGACAAAAGCAGCGGCTCAGCATCGCCCGCGTCTTCCTTAAAAATCCGCCAGTCCTGATTTTAGATGAGGCAACGAGCGCGCTTGATAACGAAAGTGAAAGCATCATTAAGGACTCACTGGAACTGCTCGCAAAAGGCCGAACAACCATCGTCATCGCCCACCGCCTCTCCACCATTCGGAACGCACACCGGATCATCGTTTTAACAGAAGAGGGTATCGCGGAAGAAGGAACACATGATGAACTGCTTTCAAGGCAAGGCGCTTATTCGCTTCTTTATTCAAAGCAGTTTGAACCAATTGTATAAATCTTTCTGACCCTGCTCTGTTAAAAGAGCCGGGTTTTGTTTTGGAGAGAATTTTTTTAAGAAAAGCAATCTTCTGTACTCATCCTCCTGGCTAAAATCCAGCCGTTCAATCCATAAGAAGATTCAACTATGTAGTATATAAACCTGTTTTTCACAAGATAATTGCTTAATTCCTCTACATTTCTATAATCCATCGGCCAACCATAATCTTTTGATTTTTGCAGCAGCTCCTTATGATCTCCTGCAAAATCTTTGAGATCCCCTTCAGTAATGTCAAAAAGGATGCTGCCTGGCAGCTGGTCTTCAAAATAATGCGCAAAGACATCGTCAAACAGCAGCTTTGCTTTCTTGCCGAATTCATCTATTGCCTTCATTTCTATGCACGAGTTTTCAAAATCAACTTGATAGGACAGGATTTTGCTGTCGTGAAGGATGAACATGGAAGCACCTCCTTAGTTGGAAAGAATAAAGTTCTTGTCACTACCGGTCCCTCAACTGGTACTTGAACCTCCTGAAGACCTCAGGCGGTGAACAATCTGCCTCTTCATCAGGAATATAGTACTCCCGATCATGGTATGGTAGTTCTAGCTTTTCCCAATCAAAGTCATCTTCCACGCACTTAATATACATGTCATACCCTTCTCCATCTGATGGAAATAAGCCAAGCCTTGATTCTTTATGTTTCAGTGCCGTATCAATCGCTTCTTTCAATTCCAGTAACGCTGCCTCGTTGGCAACAAGGAAGGCACTGTGATGCCACATCCGCTGGCCGTACATATGGCACAACGGAACAGCCTCATCCTCACCATAAAACTGTTTGCTGTAAGCGTGTTTCAGCTGATTCAAAACACCTTTCGGATCGTCCACATCCAAATAGGCATCCATTTCGGTGGCTTCATACTGTCTTTGCCCGTCCCGGAACCGCGAAAGAAAGTCATGATATAACTCATTATTTTCCACAAACAGATATCTCTCCATCGCATCATCAGGATCCGCTATCAAGTAGTAGCAGTGAAGTTCTCTCGCATCCTTTTTATAAAGATAATGAAAAAGCGAATCTGTTATCTTCTTATTTTCTGCCAGTTGGTAGTTATGTTTCTTTAATTTATTCGGCCTGATGATCTCATGAACAAATGGGATCCCCGGTATGTGGATGGCGGTAAACAACTTGGCATCAGCCATTATGTCATCTCCTTTCTACTAAAAACCTATGTTTCTATTTTAATCCATCCTATCCTGCTTTTCCCTCTATTAAAAAGAAAACCAGATTCACTCTCATATATAGTAAAATAAGGAAAAGGAGAGATGAGCGTGTTTACAAAGGAACAATACATGCCCGAGGTTGAAGGCAGGTTTATCAATAGAAGACTTCATCCGGAGCATCCGCATATCGTGATCCTCAACTATACGGATCATGCTACATACGAAAAACGCTGGAATGATGTCACCATTCATTGCAGAGGGCTGATCATTGATGAGTTAACAGGCGAAGTGCTGGCAAGACCGTTTCCGAAATTTTTCAACTATGGAGAGATGACGGAATTAGAGTCCGGCATCCCTTTTTCTGAAACGCCGGAATTTACGGTCAAGCATGACGGATCGTTGGGCATTTGCTACAGAATCAATGATCAAATCTACTGGTCTACACGGGGGTCTTTTGAATCCGATCAGGCGAAGGCTGCTCAAATGATCTGGGATCAAACCTACTCCCATGTCCAGGTTCCGCCTGAAGTGACACTGCTGGTGGAAATTATCCATCCTGCTACGAGGGTGGTTGTCGATTATGGCGGCATGACCGATTTAATTATCATTGGGGCCGTCAACAGGTTCACAGGCCATGACTACAGCTATGCCGAGCTGCAGGAACTCGGAGCAGCTCTCGGAATGCAGGTCACAGAGCAAATCAAGCTGACGGTTGAAGAAGCCATCAAATTAAAAGACACCATGGACCATAACAGTGAAGGCTGGGTCCTCAGATGGTCCAACGGCATGAGGCTGAAAATCAAGGGAAACAGCTACCTGGACATACACAAAATTGCGTACGGCCTTTCAGATAAATTAAAAACAGAATACTGGGCACTTGGAAAAATAGAAGAACTAATCTTGAAGATGCCTGAAGAATTCCGAAAAGAAATCGAGGGCTTTAAAGCTATACTGGATCGTCAGCTCATGGAATTGACAACAAACATTGCCCATCACTATTCAAGTGCAAGCGGGAATTCATCCGACAGGAAATCCTTTGCCATCTACGTGAACCAGCATGTCCCCCGCGAGCTGAAATACTTAGTATACAAACAGGCAGACGGGAAATTGACGGAGCAAACCGTTAAGGAACACATCTACAAAAATTACCTCAGCTATAAAGGGGAGATTGAGTAATGCCATCCTTTCATATGATGATCGGTTTACCCGGAAGCGGCAAATCCACCTATGCTGAAAAGCTCGCAAAAGAAATCGATGCAGCTGTTTTCTCCTCCGACCTGCTCAGAGAAGAACTGCTTGGCAATGTGCATGATCAAAGCCGCAACGATGACATTTTTGAAGAGATGCATAAACGAATCAACCTTCACCTTGCAGATGGCGGAAATGTTATTTATGACGCCACCAATACAAACCGCAAGCGCCGGAAACACCTGATCAGCCATGTCATCAAATGCGAAAAGAAATTTGCCTACTATGTGAATGAACATTATGACACCGTAACAACACGCAACGCGGGTCGCGAGCGCAAAGTTTCAAAGCAGGTCATTGACCGAATGTACAAGTCCATGCATATCCCTTTAAAAAATGAGGGGTGGGATGACGTCATCATCATATCAGGCGAAAAGAGCATCGCAGACACCAGACAAGCTGCGGAGAACCTCATTACATCCGAAACGGACCATGATCTGCTTTTTACACAGCTTGCTTCCTATATACCTGACTTTCACTCCATCTACAATGTGCCGCATGATTCTTCCTACCACAGCTTTTCCATAAGCAGGCACACATACCACGTGTGGAAGACCATTCTGGAGAATCACCAGGGCACAGACAAGCTCCCATTGCTCTGGGCCGCCTTGTTTCATGATGCGGGAAAAGGTTTCTGCAAGTCGTTTATCAACTACAAGGGTGAGCCGACGAAATACGCCAGCTTCCTCGGACATGAATACGTGTCCTCCCAGCTGGCTGTCTACTGGCTCGCGGCTCTTGGCTACGACAAACCCTTCATACAGGTAACAAGTGACCTCATCCAAATGCACATGATTCCAATGAAGGCCACGGAAAAGAAATTGAAGGAAGTCGAGCAGCTGATCGGAGAAGACGCCTTCACTAAACTGCTCATCCTTCATGAAGCAGATATGGGCGCCAAGTAAAGAGTCTCAAAGTATTAAGCACAGGGATGGTTTCCAGCCATCTCGTGCTTCCAAATGGTCAAAAACCGCATGTCCGTACCGGCAACCTGGGCGACCTGCTGTTTTCAACTTTTATACATCATCCGTACTAACCAGGAGGAACCATGAAAGACGATCTATCTCATTTTTTGCACGAACACTTTAACAGCCTAAAACTTGAGCCACCCCTCTTCTATTCGTCTCCATA is from Bacillus sp. FSL H8-0547 and encodes:
- a CDS encoding ABC transporter ATP-binding protein, with the translated sequence MDFPVKKFFSYYKPHLRLFLSILACALIVSALSLVFPLLVRYITKEVLAGDLSTAIQQVYWVGGLMLLVTAIQNIGNYIVDYKGHELGARMESSLRTELFEHMQKLSFSFYDKEKTGQLMARITNDLLWLSELYHHGPEDYLKYLVRFIGAFFILFFINAPLTIVIFCFLPVLGFIIFYFNKLENKALIRNKERIGDVNAQVEDSLAGIRVVKSFANEQVEIGKFTRENNRFLDSRISFYKTEANFYNVTQTFIQLITIAVIIFGSSSIVNKTLDLADLITFMLYINYMLEPVQKMTQMSTLFQEGITGFQRFTEIMKLKPSIENKPGAVTLGHVRGEIEFKQVEFRYEDYLDNVLNQLSLKINPGEYVALVGPSGAGKTTFCSLIPRFYDVSAGEVMLDGIDVRTIDLASLRNNIGIVQQDVYLFAGTVMENIRYGNPEASDEEIIAAARSANAHDFIMKLPNGYQSEIGQRGVRLSGGQKQRLSIARVFLKNPPVLILDEATSALDNESESIIKDSLELLAKGRTTIVIAHRLSTIRNAHRIIVLTEEGIAEEGTHDELLSRQGAYSLLYSKQFEPIV
- a CDS encoding RNA ligase, which encodes MFTKEQYMPEVEGRFINRRLHPEHPHIVILNYTDHATYEKRWNDVTIHCRGLIIDELTGEVLARPFPKFFNYGEMTELESGIPFSETPEFTVKHDGSLGICYRINDQIYWSTRGSFESDQAKAAQMIWDQTYSHVQVPPEVTLLVEIIHPATRVVVDYGGMTDLIIIGAVNRFTGHDYSYAELQELGAALGMQVTEQIKLTVEEAIKLKDTMDHNSEGWVLRWSNGMRLKIKGNSYLDIHKIAYGLSDKLKTEYWALGKIEELILKMPEEFRKEIEGFKAILDRQLMELTTNIAHHYSSASGNSSDRKSFAIYVNQHVPRELKYLVYKQADGKLTEQTVKEHIYKNYLSYKGEIE
- a CDS encoding AAA family ATPase, which codes for MPSFHMMIGLPGSGKSTYAEKLAKEIDAAVFSSDLLREELLGNVHDQSRNDDIFEEMHKRINLHLADGGNVIYDATNTNRKRRKHLISHVIKCEKKFAYYVNEHYDTVTTRNAGRERKVSKQVIDRMYKSMHIPLKNEGWDDVIIISGEKSIADTRQAAENLITSETDHDLLFTQLASYIPDFHSIYNVPHDSSYHSFSISRHTYHVWKTILENHQGTDKLPLLWAALFHDAGKGFCKSFINYKGEPTKYASFLGHEYVSSQLAVYWLAALGYDKPFIQVTSDLIQMHMIPMKATEKKLKEVEQLIGEDAFTKLLILHEADMGAK